The nucleotide window TGCGTttgtgtgtgggtgggtgtgaTGACTGTTTGCTCCTAAGCGAAAGATGACGGGATTGATAGGTACCACGAGATAACACTCACAACGAGGGAGCCATTTTGTACTTGTggaggggaaaagagggTTCGTTCGAGGGACAAGAGTAAATGTGAAATCTGACAGACTTGTCGTTGGGTAAGTTCAAGAAAGGGGGCTTGGTGGTCAGCGAGCCGAGCGAGGGGCACGGATGCCGAACAAGCCGTCTCCGAGCTTCCCAAGGAGACGAAAGAGACATTGAGAGTTCCTCAGGACTGGGAGGGCCTGGGGCATGGGGAGCTGGGCATAGCAGCCAGCGGATGCGTTTGGTCGGCAGATGAGCTGCTGTTCCGGTGCATGATTCGCGAGTGGgccagggggaggggggttctCTTTGTAAAGAGGACGGGGATGGTCCAAAAGCCATCGGTGGTTGTAGAGTGCCAGGTGGgctcggggaggggggttagTGGCGAGATAACGGGCTATGCATTGCACTGCTCCAACGCTTGCGCACCCCCTCTCTATCCAGGTCCTTGGATCTAGGGTCACAGGCAACGAGATATTGACCTTGGATACAAAACCTCTGTGCAGTGGCACCGCCAAGCTCAACGAGTGCGTGCAACGCGTTGGCTCGGCCGCGGCTGTGGTTCGTCTTCATCTGTGGCCAAAATATAAATGCCGAATTCGTTTGGTTCGCTCATAAAAACAACGTTTCCTCATCAAACCCGAGAGCTACTGCGACGCGAGACATTTACAGGGGAACATCGGCGGAGTGTTCAGAGGTTGTTCCGATGGTTCTTGAAGGCGTCGTGGACACTCACACCCCTGAGCACGTCCTCCTTAACCTTGTCGTCAGCGGCCGTCAGCTTGGGGAGGAGCTCCAAGACCTGGTCGATCTTATCCTTGGGGATGGCGACAACGCCGTTGGCCGGGTCGGCGAAGACAAGATCGCCGGGGTTGATGACCGTGCCGTCCACGTTGATAGGAACTTGCACCGCCCAAGGTGTACTCTCTGCACCTGCGCCAACGGTGGAGAATCCTCTGGTCCATATCTGGTTTGGTTTAGTCACCGTCGGTCAGGGTAGGAGGCTTGCAAGTTTGGTCCGACTCACGGGTATGCCCGTACTGGCGAGTTCGCCCAGGTCCCTGGCACGGCCCACGACGACCACCGCCTTCGCTTGGCGAACTTTCATCCTGACGGCCATGATGCCCCCGCAGACGGCATTCTTCTGTCCATCAGGCTGTctgatgatgacgacggtgccAGACTGGGTCATGTCAGCCCAATGGGTGTCTTTGGGAATGTTGGCCTGGGGCGAATCCAGCATCTCCCCCTTCCGAGCAAACAGGATCGTCGACGCTGGTGCTATGATGACGGGAGCATCAGCGGCGCTTGGTCGGCCCAAAAGTTGCAGGTCGGGCAGGAAGCCAGCTCCAGGGACCTTGAGCTTCACAAGTGCATCTGATATGTCACAG belongs to Colletotrichum higginsianum IMI 349063 chromosome 5, whole genome shotgun sequence and includes:
- a CDS encoding DlpA domain-containing protein, translated to MANADDARIAALREFTACDISDALVKLKVPGAGFLPDLQLLGRPSAADAPVIIAPASTILFARKGEMLDSPQANIPKDTHWADMTQSGTVVIIRQPDGQKNAVCGGIMAVRMKVRQAKAVVVVGRARDLGELASTGIPIWTRGFSTVGAGAESTPWAVQVPINVDGTVINPGDLVFADPANGVVAIPKDKIDQVLELLPKLTAADDKVKEDVLRGVSVHDAFKNHRNNL